The following proteins come from a genomic window of Anopheles ziemanni chromosome 3, idAnoZiCoDA_A2_x.2, whole genome shotgun sequence:
- the LOC131289594 gene encoding E3 ubiquitin-protein ligase ariadne-1 isoform X1, which produces MDSDDESFEEHDSGNVSSGDDDFAMDVDVNNPRDRGQETDEYPYDVLTTDEIVQHMVDCIKDVNTVVEIPATITRILLNHFKWDKEKLMERFYDGDQDKLFKDAHVINPFRKPSLAFKPKIKKSRTEDCEICYSTFPPSMMTGLECGHRFCTQCWQEYLTTKIVEEGLGQSIACAAHGCDILVDDVTVMRLVQDSRVRLKYQHLITNSFVECNRLLRWCPSADCTYAIKVQYVDPRPVICKCNHVFCFECGENWHDPVQCRLLKKWIKKCDDDSETSNWIAANTKECPKCNVTIEKDGGCNHMVCKNQNCKHDFCWVCLGSWEPHGSSWYNCNRYDEDEARAARDAQEKLRSTLARYLHYYNRYINHMQSLKFEHKLYAAVKEKMEEMQQHNMSWIEVQFLKKAVDILCQCRQTLMCTYVFAYYLKKNNQSLIFEDNQKDLETATEKLSEYLERDITSENLADIKQKVQDKYRYCEKRRKVLLDHVHEGYEKDWWEYTN; this is translated from the exons ATGGATTCCGATGACGAAAGCTTCGAGGAGCACGATTCGGGCAATGTGTCCAGCGGGGACGATGATTTTGCCATGGACGTGGACGTAAATAATCCACGGGACCGTGGCCAAGAAACCGACGAGTACCCCTACGACGTGCTCACCACCGACGAAATCGTACAGCATATGGTCGACTGTATCAAGGACGTAAACACGGTCGTAGAG ATCCCCGCTACCATTACCCGCATACTACTGAACCATTTCAAATGGGACAAGGAAAAGCTAATGGAACGGTTTTATGATGGTGACCAGGACAAGCTCTTCAAGGATGCACATGTTATCAATCCTTTCCGGAAGCCAAGCTTAGCATTCAAGCCAAAG ATCAAAAAATCCAGAACAGAGGATTGTGAAATATGCTACTCAACGTTTCCTCCAAGC ATGATGACTGGCCTGGAATGCGGGCACCGTTTCTGCACGCAATGCTGGCAAGAGTACCTGACGACAAAGATTGTGGAAGAGGGGCTCGGCCAGTCGATAGCATGTGCGGCGCATGGATGTGATATTCTGGTGGATGACGTAACGGTGATGCGCTTGGTGCAAGATTCACGAGTGCGACTTAAGTATCAGCACCTTATCACCAATAGTTTTGTGGAG TGCAACCGGTTGTTACGCTGGTGTCCGTCGGCCGATTGTACTTACGCGATTAAGGTACAATACGTCGACCCCCGACCGGTCATCTGCAAGTGCAACCATGTGTTCTGCTTTGAATGTGGCGAAAATTGGCACGACCCAGTTCAGTGTCGATTACTGAAGAAATGGATCAAAAAGTGTGATGATGATTCTGAAACATCCAACTGGATTGCAGCCAACACGAAGGAGTGTCCGAAGTGTAACGTGACGATCGAGAAGGATGGCGGTTGTAATCACATG gtttgcaaaaatcaaaattgtaAGCATGACTTTTGCTGGGTTTGTCTGGGATCTTGGGAGCCTCATGGATCATCCTGGTACAACTGCAACCGGTACGACGAAGATGAAGCACGTGCGGCTCGTGACGCTCAGGAAAAATTGCGTTCAACATTAGCCAG ATACCTACATTACTATAATCGGTACATCAACCACATGCAGTCACTGAAGTTTGAACACAAACTGTACGCGGCAGTCAAGGAAAAGATGGAAGAAATGCAGCAACACAATATGTCTTGGATTGAG gTGCAATTTCTGAAGAAAGCAGTCGATATTCTGTGTCAGTGTCGCCAGACCCTCATGTGCACTTACGTGTTTGCCTACTACCTTAAGAAGAACAACCAATCGCTGATTTTCGAAGATAATCAAAAAGATCTGGAAACGGCAACCGAAAAGCTGTCCGAGTACTTGGAGCGTGATATTACGTCGGAGAATCTGGCCGATATCAAGCAGAAAGTGCAGGACAAGTATAG GTACTGTGAAAAACGTCGCAAAGTGCTGTTGGATCACGTTCACGAAGGCTATGAAAAGGATTGGTGGGAGTACACcaattga
- the LOC131289594 gene encoding E3 ubiquitin-protein ligase ariadne-1 isoform X2, whose protein sequence is MERFYDGDQDKLFKDAHVINPFRKPSLAFKPKIKKSRTEDCEICYSTFPPSMMTGLECGHRFCTQCWQEYLTTKIVEEGLGQSIACAAHGCDILVDDVTVMRLVQDSRVRLKYQHLITNSFVECNRLLRWCPSADCTYAIKVQYVDPRPVICKCNHVFCFECGENWHDPVQCRLLKKWIKKCDDDSETSNWIAANTKECPKCNVTIEKDGGCNHMVCKNQNCKHDFCWVCLGSWEPHGSSWYNCNRYDEDEARAARDAQEKLRSTLARYLHYYNRYINHMQSLKFEHKLYAAVKEKMEEMQQHNMSWIEVQFLKKAVDILCQCRQTLMCTYVFAYYLKKNNQSLIFEDNQKDLETATEKLSEYLERDITSENLADIKQKVQDKYRYCEKRRKVLLDHVHEGYEKDWWEYTN, encoded by the exons ATGGAACGGTTTTATGATGGTGACCAGGACAAGCTCTTCAAGGATGCACATGTTATCAATCCTTTCCGGAAGCCAAGCTTAGCATTCAAGCCAAAG ATCAAAAAATCCAGAACAGAGGATTGTGAAATATGCTACTCAACGTTTCCTCCAAGC ATGATGACTGGCCTGGAATGCGGGCACCGTTTCTGCACGCAATGCTGGCAAGAGTACCTGACGACAAAGATTGTGGAAGAGGGGCTCGGCCAGTCGATAGCATGTGCGGCGCATGGATGTGATATTCTGGTGGATGACGTAACGGTGATGCGCTTGGTGCAAGATTCACGAGTGCGACTTAAGTATCAGCACCTTATCACCAATAGTTTTGTGGAG TGCAACCGGTTGTTACGCTGGTGTCCGTCGGCCGATTGTACTTACGCGATTAAGGTACAATACGTCGACCCCCGACCGGTCATCTGCAAGTGCAACCATGTGTTCTGCTTTGAATGTGGCGAAAATTGGCACGACCCAGTTCAGTGTCGATTACTGAAGAAATGGATCAAAAAGTGTGATGATGATTCTGAAACATCCAACTGGATTGCAGCCAACACGAAGGAGTGTCCGAAGTGTAACGTGACGATCGAGAAGGATGGCGGTTGTAATCACATG gtttgcaaaaatcaaaattgtaAGCATGACTTTTGCTGGGTTTGTCTGGGATCTTGGGAGCCTCATGGATCATCCTGGTACAACTGCAACCGGTACGACGAAGATGAAGCACGTGCGGCTCGTGACGCTCAGGAAAAATTGCGTTCAACATTAGCCAG ATACCTACATTACTATAATCGGTACATCAACCACATGCAGTCACTGAAGTTTGAACACAAACTGTACGCGGCAGTCAAGGAAAAGATGGAAGAAATGCAGCAACACAATATGTCTTGGATTGAG gTGCAATTTCTGAAGAAAGCAGTCGATATTCTGTGTCAGTGTCGCCAGACCCTCATGTGCACTTACGTGTTTGCCTACTACCTTAAGAAGAACAACCAATCGCTGATTTTCGAAGATAATCAAAAAGATCTGGAAACGGCAACCGAAAAGCTGTCCGAGTACTTGGAGCGTGATATTACGTCGGAGAATCTGGCCGATATCAAGCAGAAAGTGCAGGACAAGTATAG GTACTGTGAAAAACGTCGCAAAGTGCTGTTGGATCACGTTCACGAAGGCTATGAAAAGGATTGGTGGGAGTACACcaattga